The nucleotide window GGCACTATCTAAAGTCGATGTAATTGCTTACTTGTTGTTTTAAGCATCTTTTTCTTGACGGAAAAGAATTGTTTGAATACAAATTGAAGCTGTTACATAATTTAAATTCGGAGATAAAAATGACGACTGAAAAAAAGAGAATACCATCTTCTTGTGCCTCCTGCGAACTTGAAATTTTCCAAAGAATTTGTTTTTCAGATAAAGGCAAGGGCCGCAAGGGATGCCCGACACTCACGCTAAAGGATGTGTTAAAAGACGCCAACAAAGAATATGAAGCACAAGACGTCAATGAGTTTGCTCACAATGCATCGTTGCAGGAAGCAGAGTGCTATGCCAACCGGGATCAGCAGCCCTATATTATGCAGCCCTGCAAGACACGGATAGTTGAAACCTGTGAATTTGCCATAAAAATGGGTTATAAACGTCTGGGTCTTGCCTTTTGTCTGGGACTTTCAAAAGAAGCCAAGATTGTTGAAGAAATTTT belongs to Desulfobacula toluolica Tol2 and includes:
- a CDS encoding DUF1847 domain-containing protein yields the protein MTTEKKRIPSSCASCELEIFQRICFSDKGKGRKGCPTLTLKDVLKDANKEYEAQDVNEFAHNASLQEAECYANRDQQPYIMQPCKTRIVETCEFAIKMGYKRLGLAFCLGLSKEAKIVEEILTGYGFEVASVCCKAGNSSKDIIGISDDEKIFKGTDEAMCNPIFQAKALNHEQVDFNILLGLCVGHDTLFLKFTDIPTTVLAVKDRVTGHNPLAAIYNSESYYKKIRHPDIS